One stretch of Croceibacterium atlanticum DNA includes these proteins:
- a CDS encoding class I SAM-dependent methyltransferase translates to MTETEPTVFAPDEKQDYGDDPVAVRSTDHYTNEYVRGFVSKWDELIDWEARAKSEGRFFIDVLKARGKHSVLDVATGTGFHSIQLLKAGFDVTSADGSAEMLSMAFQNAADRGQVLKTVHADWRWLNKDVHGKFDAIICLGNSFTHLHEENDRRRALAEFYAALKHDGILILDQRNYDAILDDGFATKHKYYYCGEQISAEPEYVDDTLARFKYSFPDGSEYHLNMFPIRKDYTRGLLRDVGFQQIHSYGDFQEEGEEKSPDFFIHVAEKEYADE, encoded by the coding sequence ATGACCGAAACGGAACCAACCGTATTCGCCCCCGATGAAAAACAAGATTATGGAGATGATCCAGTCGCCGTCCGCAGCACTGACCATTACACGAACGAGTATGTTCGTGGCTTCGTCAGTAAATGGGATGAGCTTATCGACTGGGAAGCACGCGCGAAGAGCGAAGGCCGCTTTTTCATCGACGTGCTGAAAGCGCGCGGCAAGCACTCGGTGCTCGATGTCGCTACCGGAACAGGCTTTCACTCGATCCAGCTGCTCAAGGCCGGTTTCGATGTGACTTCCGCCGATGGATCTGCGGAAATGCTGTCCATGGCGTTCCAGAACGCCGCCGATCGCGGACAGGTTCTCAAAACGGTTCACGCCGACTGGCGCTGGCTCAACAAGGATGTTCATGGCAAGTTCGATGCCATCATCTGCCTGGGCAACAGCTTCACCCATCTTCACGAAGAGAATGATCGCCGCCGCGCGCTGGCCGAATTCTACGCCGCGCTGAAGCATGACGGGATATTGATCCTGGATCAGCGCAATTATGACGCCATCCTCGACGACGGCTTTGCCACGAAGCACAAATATTACTATTGCGGCGAGCAAATCAGTGCTGAGCCGGAATATGTCGATGATACTCTGGCGCGGTTCAAATATTCATTCCCGGACGGGTCAGAATATCACCTGAACATGTTCCCGATCCGTAAGGACTATACGCGCGGCCTTCTGCGCGATGTCGGTTTTCAGCAGATCCATTCCTATGGTGACTTCCAGGAAGAGGGCGAGGAGAAATCTCCCGACTTCTTCATTCATGTCGCCGAAAAGGAGTATGCTGATGAGTGA
- a CDS encoding methyltransferase domain-containing protein, producing the protein MSEATVDTARDYYDSEEADEFYSTIWGGEDIHVGIYEKTRDIREASRTTVERMAELLGDLPSRHILDIGAGYGGGARKLVGDFGARHVTCLNISEVENERNRAFTEKAGLSDRIDVIDGSFDDLPFEDASFDAVWSQDAILHAPDRKAVLDEVARVLKPGGEFIFTDPMQATDLQDAAALRPIYDRIHLPDLASFGFYREELGKRGFEEVLIEDRSEEIGNHYGRVAEELDARRGELSASDAFVDRMIEGLGHWVRGCAAGKLTWGIMLFRKKG; encoded by the coding sequence ATGAGTGAGGCGACGGTCGATACTGCACGCGATTATTACGACAGCGAGGAGGCTGACGAATTCTATTCCACCATCTGGGGTGGAGAGGATATTCACGTCGGCATTTACGAGAAGACCCGTGATATTCGCGAGGCCAGCCGGACCACGGTGGAGCGGATGGCCGAATTGCTGGGCGATCTTCCCTCCAGGCACATTCTCGATATCGGCGCCGGTTATGGCGGTGGAGCGCGCAAGCTGGTGGGTGATTTCGGCGCCCGGCACGTCACCTGCCTGAACATTTCCGAGGTCGAGAACGAGCGGAACCGGGCCTTCACCGAAAAGGCCGGCCTGTCGGACCGGATCGACGTGATTGATGGATCCTTTGATGATCTGCCTTTCGAGGATGCGTCTTTCGATGCGGTGTGGAGCCAGGATGCAATCCTTCACGCGCCGGATCGGAAGGCCGTGCTGGACGAGGTGGCGCGCGTGCTGAAGCCGGGCGGTGAATTCATCTTCACCGATCCGATGCAGGCTACCGACCTGCAGGACGCAGCCGCCTTGCGGCCGATCTACGACCGGATCCATCTGCCGGATCTGGCCTCCTTCGGCTTCTATCGCGAAGAGCTCGGCAAGAGAGGCTTCGAAGAAGTCCTGATCGAGGATCGGAGCGAGGAAATCGGCAATCATTATGGCCGCGTGGCCGAAGAACTCGACGCACGTCGTGGCGAGCTTTCGGCGAGCGATGCCTTTGTCGACCGCATGATCGAAGGGCTGGGCCACTGGGTGCGCGGTTGCGCCGCCGGCAAGCTCACCTGGGGTATCATGCTGTTCCGCAAGAAGGGTTGA
- the trmD gene encoding tRNA (guanosine(37)-N1)-methyltransferase TrmD — translation MSFNATILTLYPEMFPGSLGLSLAGRALERGDWSLETVQIRDFATDKHRTVDDTPAGGGAGMVLKPDVLASAIDHALERAPDCPILAMTPRGAPITQARIRELAAGPGVTMLCGRFEGFDERIFEGRQVEQVSLADIVLSGGEPAALAILDACIRLLPGVMGAASSGAEESFEEGLLEYPQYTRPQEWEGRTIPEVLRSGDHAKIAAWRKHRAEEDTRLRRPDLWERHWGVRDQSASGARHDD, via the coding sequence ATGAGTTTTAACGCCACGATCTTGACCCTTTATCCGGAGATGTTCCCCGGCTCGCTTGGGCTTTCGCTGGCTGGGCGGGCCCTGGAACGCGGCGACTGGTCGCTGGAAACGGTGCAGATCCGCGATTTCGCGACGGACAAGCACCGGACAGTGGACGATACGCCTGCCGGGGGCGGGGCAGGCATGGTGCTGAAACCCGATGTTCTGGCTTCCGCCATAGACCACGCGCTGGAACGCGCGCCGGACTGCCCGATACTGGCCATGACACCCCGCGGCGCGCCGATCACCCAGGCGCGGATTCGCGAACTGGCGGCGGGGCCGGGCGTCACCATGTTGTGCGGCCGGTTCGAAGGCTTCGATGAACGAATTTTCGAAGGCCGGCAGGTGGAACAGGTGAGCCTGGCCGATATCGTCCTGTCCGGCGGAGAACCGGCTGCGCTGGCCATATTGGATGCTTGCATTCGCCTGCTTCCCGGCGTAATGGGCGCGGCTTCAAGCGGGGCCGAGGAATCCTTCGAGGAAGGGCTGCTCGAATATCCGCAATATACCCGACCTCAGGAATGGGAAGGGCGCACGATCCCTGAAGTGCTGCGATCGGGGGATCATGCGAAGATTGCCGCGTGGCGGAAACACCGCGCGGAAGAAGACACACGGTTACGCAGACCGGACCTTTGGGAACGCCACTGGGGCGTTCGGGACCAGTCTGCCTCTGGCGCGCGGCATGACGATTGA
- the rplS gene encoding 50S ribosomal protein L19 codes for MGLIQELEAEQIGQLSEGKDIPEFRAGDTVRVGVRVVEGTRTRVQNYEGVCIARSNRGLGSNFTVRKISFGEGVERVFPLYSPNIDQITVVRRGVVRRAKLYYLRGRTGKRARIAERRENVGQ; via the coding sequence ATGGGTCTGATCCAGGAACTCGAGGCCGAACAGATCGGTCAGCTCAGCGAGGGGAAGGACATCCCCGAATTCCGCGCCGGTGATACCGTGCGCGTGGGTGTGCGCGTTGTTGAAGGCACCCGCACCCGTGTCCAGAATTACGAAGGCGTCTGCATCGCCCGCTCCAATCGCGGCCTGGGCAGCAACTTCACCGTCCGCAAGATCAGCTTCGGCGAAGGTGTGGAACGTGTGTTCCCGCTCTATTCCCCGAATATCGACCAGATCACCGTGGTCCGCCGCGGCGTCGTGCGTCGTGCCAAGCTGTATTATCTGCGTGGCCGCACCGGCAAGCGCGCTCGTATTGCCGAGCGCCGCGAGAATGTCGGCCAGTAA
- a CDS encoding S9 family peptidase codes for MQSFRLLAAASILALSAIPSIGMAQEETGMTETQSGELTLERVFGSPSLNGSSPRGLKLSPDGRYLTLLRNRPDDKDRYDLWGFDRESGEWSMLVDSEKLGTGRELSEAEKMQRERQRIGSLKGIVTYDWAADGQAILVPLDGDLYLARLDGTTQRLTDTEESELNPALSETGAYVSFVRDGQLWTGKPGEDAAPVTPKEGDLISWGVAEFVAQEELDRSTGFWWSPDDRRIAVARVDESPVGVVTRAAIGAKGTRTYDQRYPAAGTPNADVSLFVMDPDGTGRVQVDLGPDKDIYLARVDWAPDGSALYVQRLDRKQFTLDMLRVDPATGESSVLFTEKAADGHWINLTNNYKFLRDGSLIWWSERSGFGHLYRFADGDWQQLTSGDWVVTGLTGVDQDAGRIYFTGTKDDPLATQVYALDLADPSAIDRLSDPAFANSASMDKSGQLLVMRRSSDTQPSQIYLADHSGERLTWIEQNELDGSHPYAPFLPSHRPATYGSIPGADGQPLYWRMTTPELEPGKRYPVFFQHYGGPHAQTVTKGWGGALEQYIVDRGYIFFEIDNRGSNNRGVDFEKAIYRAMGTVEVEDQKRGAEYLKTLDFVDPDRIATYGWSYGGYMTLKMLEADPGLYAAGISGAPVTRWELYDTAYTERYMGTPQDDADAYARSEAIEDAAKISDPLLLVHGMADDNVVFENSTELAAKLQGEAVPFEMMFYPGYTHSVGGPKISVHLWNTIFDFLDRHGVGPAD; via the coding sequence ATGCAATCTTTCCGTCTGCTCGCCGCCGCCAGCATTCTTGCCCTGTCGGCCATACCGTCTATCGGCATGGCGCAGGAGGAAACGGGCATGACAGAGACGCAGAGCGGCGAACTGACACTGGAACGGGTGTTCGGTAGCCCGAGCCTCAATGGTTCCAGCCCGCGCGGGCTGAAGCTGTCGCCCGATGGCCGTTACCTCACGCTGCTGCGCAATCGGCCGGATGACAAGGACCGCTACGATTTGTGGGGCTTCGACCGGGAAAGCGGCGAGTGGTCCATGCTGGTCGACAGTGAAAAGCTGGGCACCGGGCGCGAGCTTTCCGAAGCGGAAAAGATGCAGCGTGAACGCCAGCGTATCGGCAGTCTGAAGGGCATCGTCACTTATGACTGGGCCGCGGACGGGCAGGCCATCCTGGTGCCGCTGGACGGTGATCTTTATCTCGCCCGGCTGGACGGGACGACGCAGCGCCTGACCGATACGGAAGAGAGCGAACTCAATCCCGCGCTAAGCGAGACGGGGGCCTATGTCTCCTTCGTGCGCGATGGGCAGCTCTGGACCGGGAAACCGGGCGAGGATGCCGCGCCGGTCACGCCGAAGGAAGGCGATCTGATCAGCTGGGGCGTGGCGGAATTCGTCGCCCAGGAAGAACTCGATCGCAGCACCGGCTTCTGGTGGTCCCCCGATGACCGCCGGATCGCCGTGGCCCGCGTGGATGAAAGTCCGGTCGGCGTCGTCACCCGCGCCGCGATCGGCGCCAAGGGCACGCGCACTTATGACCAGCGCTATCCGGCGGCGGGCACGCCCAATGCGGATGTCTCGCTGTTTGTCATGGACCCTGACGGCACAGGCCGGGTGCAGGTCGATCTCGGGCCGGACAAGGACATCTATCTCGCGCGGGTCGACTGGGCACCCGATGGGAGCGCGCTCTATGTCCAGCGGCTTGATCGCAAGCAGTTCACGCTGGACATGCTCAGGGTCGATCCCGCCACGGGCGAAAGCAGCGTCCTCTTCACCGAGAAGGCGGCGGACGGGCACTGGATCAACCTGACGAACAATTACAAGTTCCTGCGCGATGGCAGCCTGATCTGGTGGTCGGAACGCAGCGGTTTTGGCCATCTCTATCGCTTCGCCGATGGCGACTGGCAGCAGCTGACCAGTGGCGACTGGGTGGTGACCGGGCTGACAGGCGTGGATCAGGATGCGGGCCGTATCTATTTCACCGGCACGAAGGACGATCCGCTCGCCACGCAGGTCTATGCGCTGGATCTTGCCGATCCTTCCGCAATCGACAGGTTGAGCGATCCGGCTTTCGCCAACTCCGCCAGCATGGACAAATCAGGCCAATTGCTCGTCATGCGCCGGTCTTCCGATACGCAGCCGAGCCAGATCTATCTCGCCGACCATTCGGGCGAACGGCTGACCTGGATCGAACAGAACGAGCTGGATGGCAGCCATCCCTACGCGCCCTTCCTTCCCAGCCACCGCCCGGCCACTTATGGCTCGATCCCCGGTGCGGACGGGCAGCCGCTCTATTGGCGGATGACCACGCCGGAACTGGAACCGGGCAAGCGTTATCCGGTGTTTTTCCAGCATTATGGCGGCCCCCATGCGCAGACCGTGACGAAGGGTTGGGGCGGCGCGCTGGAACAATATATCGTCGACCGGGGCTATATCTTCTTCGAGATCGACAATCGCGGCAGCAATAATCGCGGTGTCGATTTCGAGAAGGCGATCTATCGCGCCATGGGCACGGTAGAGGTCGAGGATCAGAAGCGAGGCGCCGAATATCTGAAGACGCTGGACTTCGTCGATCCGGACAGGATCGCCACCTATGGCTGGTCCTATGGCGGTTACATGACGCTGAAAATGCTGGAAGCCGATCCCGGCCTCTATGCCGCGGGCATATCGGGTGCGCCGGTTACGCGGTGGGAACTCTACGATACCGCCTATACGGAACGCTATATGGGCACGCCGCAGGACGACGCGGACGCTTACGCCCGGAGCGAGGCGATCGAGGACGCGGCGAAGATCAGCGATCCGCTGCTGCTGGTGCACGGCATGGCGGACGACAATGTCGTGTTTGAAAACTCGACCGAACTGGCTGCGAAGCTGCAGGGCGAAGCAGTGCCGTTCGAAATGATGTTCTATCCCGGCTATACGCATAGCGTGGGCGGGCCGAAGATCAGCGTGCATCTGTGGAACACGATTTTCGACTTCCTCGATCGCCACGGTGTCGGCCCGGCGGATTAA
- a CDS encoding APC family permease, producing MKGGASASRPVLGVSGAWAMAVGGMIGGGIFSTLGVVITVAGQWAWLSFLIGGVIALASGHSYSALTRQIGEPGGSYAYLRAMGWNTAARITAWVLVIGYTLTVSVYAVTFGAYAANVFHAPEWVKLAAAIGAIIFLAGINLAGAAQANMLEKLAVWGKLIILLGLAGLGLWHWAPEKLVLDPGQPVGLTGALIGMGVVFMAYEGFQLLSYDYDEMIHPSRTIRIAMPLAILVTTATYIVVALGAGMLAGAPAIVANEEVSLAIAGREAIGLAGFIAVSIAATFSAGSAINATVFATARLADRAASDGEMPALFAARDRRNVPWFGTVVISGVAIVLVLVGGIAQLVEGASFVFLGVFALVNWIAIHRGVGSRAIALVGLTGSGAGAVMLVLHLAGWV from the coding sequence ATGAAAGGCGGCGCCAGCGCTTCCCGGCCCGTCCTTGGCGTCAGCGGCGCCTGGGCCATGGCCGTGGGGGGAATGATCGGCGGCGGGATATTCTCCACGTTGGGCGTGGTTATCACCGTCGCCGGCCAATGGGCCTGGCTCAGCTTCCTGATCGGCGGCGTTATCGCGCTTGCCTCCGGCCATTCCTATTCCGCGCTGACCCGCCAGATCGGGGAACCGGGCGGTTCCTATGCCTATCTGCGGGCGATGGGCTGGAATACGGCCGCCCGGATTACCGCCTGGGTGCTGGTGATCGGCTATACGCTGACAGTTTCGGTCTATGCGGTCACTTTCGGGGCCTATGCCGCCAATGTTTTTCACGCGCCGGAATGGGTGAAACTGGCAGCGGCAATCGGCGCAATCATTTTCCTGGCGGGGATCAATCTTGCCGGGGCTGCGCAGGCGAACATGCTGGAAAAGCTGGCCGTATGGGGCAAGCTGATCATCCTGCTCGGCCTGGCCGGGCTGGGCCTGTGGCACTGGGCGCCTGAAAAGCTGGTGCTCGACCCCGGCCAGCCGGTGGGCCTGACCGGGGCGCTGATCGGGATGGGTGTCGTCTTCATGGCTTATGAGGGCTTCCAGCTCCTCAGCTATGATTATGACGAGATGATCCATCCCTCCCGCACGATCCGTATCGCCATGCCGCTGGCCATATTGGTGACGACGGCGACCTATATCGTCGTGGCGCTGGGGGCGGGAATGCTGGCCGGTGCGCCGGCCATCGTCGCGAACGAGGAAGTGTCGCTTGCGATTGCGGGACGGGAAGCGATCGGCCTTGCCGGTTTCATCGCCGTATCCATTGCCGCGACCTTCTCCGCCGGTTCAGCCATCAACGCCACCGTTTTCGCTACTGCCCGCCTGGCGGACCGGGCCGCCAGCGATGGCGAAATGCCGGCCCTGTTCGCCGCGCGCGACAGGCGGAACGTGCCCTGGTTCGGTACGGTGGTGATCTCCGGCGTCGCCATAGTGCTGGTGCTGGTTGGCGGAATTGCTCAGCTGGTCGAAGGGGCGAGCTTCGTTTTCCTGGGCGTATTTGCGCTGGTGAACTGGATCGCGATCCATCGCGGGGTCGGTTCGCGGGCGATTGCGCTGGTCGGGCTGACGGGTTCCGGGGCCGGTGCTGTCATGCTTGTCCTGCATCTGGCCGGATGGGTCTGA
- a CDS encoding aspartate-semialdehyde dehydrogenase, which translates to MGYRVAVVGATGNVGREMLAILAEREFPMDEVAAVASSRSQGTEVELGDTGKMLKCRNLEHFDFSGWDIALFAAGSGPTKEYAPKAAAAGCVVIDNSSLYRMDPDVPLIVPEVNPDAIDGYTKKNIIANPNCSTAQLVVALKPLHDAATIKRVVVSTYQSVSGAGKAGMDELFEQSRAIFVGDPVEPAKFTKQIAFNVIPHIDVFMDDGSTKEEWKMVVETKKILDPKIKLSATCVRVPVFVGHSEAVNIEFEKEISAKEAQDILREAPGCMLVDKREDGGYVTPVESAGDSATYISRVREDPTVDNGLVLWCVSDNLRKGAALNAVQIAELLGRRHLKKG; encoded by the coding sequence ATGGGTTATCGGGTTGCGGTAGTCGGCGCGACGGGCAATGTCGGACGCGAGATGCTGGCGATCCTGGCGGAGCGTGAGTTCCCGATGGACGAGGTTGCGGCCGTTGCTTCCTCGCGCTCGCAGGGCACGGAAGTTGAACTCGGCGACACCGGCAAGATGCTCAAATGCCGGAATCTGGAACATTTCGATTTTTCCGGCTGGGATATCGCCCTGTTTGCCGCAGGCTCCGGCCCGACCAAGGAATATGCGCCCAAGGCCGCTGCCGCCGGCTGCGTGGTGATCGACAACAGTTCGCTCTATCGCATGGACCCGGACGTGCCGCTGATCGTGCCGGAAGTGAACCCGGACGCGATCGACGGCTATACGAAGAAGAACATCATCGCGAACCCCAACTGCTCCACCGCGCAGCTGGTCGTGGCGCTGAAGCCGCTGCATGACGCGGCGACGATCAAGCGCGTGGTGGTGAGCACGTATCAATCGGTCTCCGGCGCCGGCAAGGCAGGCATGGACGAACTGTTCGAACAGAGCCGCGCCATCTTTGTGGGCGATCCGGTCGAACCGGCAAAGTTCACCAAGCAGATCGCCTTCAACGTCATCCCGCATATCGACGTGTTCATGGATGACGGTTCCACCAAGGAAGAGTGGAAGATGGTGGTCGAAACCAAGAAGATCCTCGACCCGAAGATCAAGCTCAGCGCCACTTGCGTGCGCGTGCCGGTGTTTGTCGGCCATTCCGAAGCGGTGAATATCGAATTCGAGAAGGAAATCTCGGCCAAGGAAGCGCAGGACATTCTGCGCGAGGCGCCGGGCTGCATGCTCGTCGACAAGCGTGAGGATGGTGGTTACGTCACCCCGGTCGAAAGCGCGGGCGACAGCGCCACCTATATCAGCCGCGTGCGCGAAGATCCGACCGTGGATAACGGCCTGGTCCTGTGGTGCGTTTCCGACAATCTCCGCAAGGGGGCCGCGCTCAACGCCGTGCAGATCGCCGAACTGCTCGGGCGGCGGCACCTGAAGAAGGGCTGA
- a CDS encoding alpha/beta fold hydrolase — MTETRRITSFDGVELAVHSMGEGRKVLLLHGLFSSAEMNWIRFGHAQQLADAGFEVIMPDLRAHGASDAPHDASFYPEDVLVRDVETLVEKLDLADYDLVGFSLGARTAARCVVQGLSPRKLVLTGMGLEGLAGWDRRAAFFIDAIDRFDEVRRGDPAFFAVQFMKTMKVDRVAVRQLLGTVDDTTAEDLAALTMPTLVLCGDKDRDNGSPEKLAEILPDAQLAYVPGTHMSSVAERAMGEELVRFLSA, encoded by the coding sequence ATGACTGAAACCCGACGCATTACCAGTTTTGACGGAGTGGAACTGGCCGTTCACAGCATGGGCGAAGGGCGAAAGGTGCTGTTGCTGCACGGCCTCTTCTCCAGCGCGGAAATGAACTGGATCCGTTTTGGCCATGCACAGCAACTGGCCGATGCCGGCTTTGAAGTGATCATGCCCGATCTGCGCGCCCATGGTGCCAGCGATGCGCCGCATGACGCGTCCTTCTATCCCGAAGACGTGCTGGTTCGCGACGTGGAGACGCTGGTCGAAAAGCTGGACCTGGCAGATTATGATCTGGTCGGCTTTTCTCTCGGTGCCCGGACGGCGGCGCGTTGCGTCGTGCAGGGCCTGTCGCCCCGCAAGCTGGTGCTGACGGGCATGGGGCTGGAAGGCCTGGCCGGATGGGACAGGCGCGCTGCCTTCTTCATCGATGCAATCGATCGATTCGACGAGGTAAGGCGCGGCGATCCGGCGTTCTTCGCCGTTCAGTTCATGAAGACGATGAAGGTGGACCGGGTGGCCGTGCGGCAATTGCTGGGCACGGTGGATGATACGACGGCGGAAGATCTCGCCGCCCTGACCATGCCCACCCTGGTCCTTTGCGGGGACAAGGACCGGGATAATGGTTCGCCCGAAAAACTGGCTGAAATCCTGCCCGATGCCCAGCTCGCCTATGTGCCCGGAACGCATATGAGTTCGGTTGCGGAACGCGCCATGGGCGAGGAACTGGTTCGCTTCCTGTCGGCTTGA
- a CDS encoding M2 family metallopeptidase, producing MKILASVALFALAAGISAPTLAQGETSTSASEESYPMTPAGAAQFVAAVERDLFDYSVDASRVYWVNATYITPDTDALAAKVGAEGTEKSVKYALEAAKFARIDGLDPDVRRKLDILRTGIVLPAPTTPGAADELNTIATALNSQYGKGKGTLNGEPIAGSDIEAEMGNLDHTPQEYAEMWASWHDNVGAPMKDDYARMVEIANEGAKELGFADVGAMWRANYDMDPTEFTAMTERLWQETRPLYLALHTYVRSKLNQKYGDAVQPATGPIRADLLGNMWAQEWGNIYPLVAPEGSGDLGYDIGDLLEEKGKGPLDMVKIGEGFYSSLGFKPLPETFWERSQFTKPADREVVCHASAWDVDNKDDIRIKMCIKVNADDFVTIHHELGHNYYQRAYNEQPYLYLNGANDGFHEAIGDFIALSITPEYLVQIGLLDRADVPGPEKDTGLLLRQAMDKVAFLPFGLLIDKWRWGVFDGSIPPQEYNQAWVGLKQDYQGIVPPVERPADAFDPGGKYHIPGNTPYMRYFLARILQFQFFKAACDQAGWEGPLHRCSFYGNEEVGQKLNDMLEMGASKPWPEALEAFTGTREISAKPMLEYFAPLKAWLDEQNKGKPQGW from the coding sequence ATGAAGATCCTGGCATCGGTTGCCCTGTTCGCCCTGGCGGCAGGCATTTCCGCCCCTACATTGGCGCAAGGCGAAACGAGCACCTCCGCAAGCGAGGAAAGCTATCCCATGACACCGGCAGGCGCGGCGCAATTCGTCGCTGCCGTGGAGCGGGATCTGTTCGATTATTCCGTGGATGCCAGCCGCGTCTATTGGGTGAACGCCACCTATATCACGCCGGATACGGATGCACTGGCGGCGAAGGTCGGTGCAGAGGGCACGGAAAAGAGCGTCAAATATGCGCTTGAAGCCGCGAAATTCGCGCGCATCGACGGGCTCGATCCCGACGTCCGGCGCAAGCTGGACATTCTGCGCACCGGCATCGTCCTCCCCGCGCCGACCACGCCCGGCGCCGCGGACGAGCTGAACACGATCGCGACCGCGCTCAATTCCCAATATGGCAAGGGCAAGGGCACGCTGAATGGCGAACCGATTGCCGGATCCGATATCGAGGCGGAGATGGGCAATCTGGATCACACTCCGCAGGAATATGCGGAAATGTGGGCAAGCTGGCATGACAATGTGGGCGCGCCGATGAAGGACGATTACGCCCGCATGGTGGAAATCGCCAATGAAGGCGCGAAGGAGCTTGGCTTCGCCGATGTCGGCGCCATGTGGCGCGCCAATTACGATATGGACCCGACCGAATTTACCGCCATGACAGAGCGGTTGTGGCAGGAAACGAGGCCGCTTTATCTGGCGCTGCACACTTATGTCCGCAGCAAGCTGAACCAGAAATATGGCGATGCGGTGCAGCCTGCCACCGGCCCGATCCGCGCCGACCTGCTCGGCAATATGTGGGCGCAGGAATGGGGCAATATCTATCCGCTCGTCGCGCCCGAAGGTTCGGGCGATCTCGGCTATGACATTGGGGACCTGCTGGAAGAGAAGGGCAAGGGCCCGCTCGACATGGTGAAGATTGGCGAGGGGTTCTATTCCTCGCTCGGCTTCAAGCCCTTGCCGGAGACTTTCTGGGAACGGAGCCAGTTCACCAAGCCGGCGGATCGTGAAGTCGTCTGCCACGCCAGCGCCTGGGACGTGGATAACAAGGACGATATCCGCATCAAGATGTGCATCAAGGTGAATGCGGATGATTTCGTCACCATCCACCACGAGCTGGGCCACAATTATTACCAGCGCGCCTATAACGAACAGCCCTATCTCTATCTGAACGGCGCGAATGACGGCTTCCACGAAGCCATTGGCGATTTCATCGCCCTGTCGATCACACCGGAATATCTGGTCCAGATCGGCCTGCTCGACCGCGCCGATGTGCCGGGCCCGGAAAAGGATACCGGCCTGTTGCTGCGCCAGGCGATGGACAAGGTGGCCTTCCTGCCTTTCGGCCTGCTGATCGATAAATGGCGCTGGGGCGTTTTTGACGGTTCGATCCCGCCGCAGGAATACAACCAGGCATGGGTCGGGCTGAAGCAGGATTATCAGGGCATCGTGCCGCCGGTCGAACGGCCGGCCGATGCCTTCGATCCGGGCGGGAAATACCATATCCCGGGTAACACGCCCTATATGCGCTATTTCCTGGCCCGCATCCTGCAGTTCCAGTTCTTCAAGGCCGCTTGCGATCAGGCGGGATGGGAAGGCCCGCTTCACCGCTGCAGCTTCTATGGCAATGAGGAAGTCGGGCAGAAGCTGAACGACATGCTGGAAATGGGCGCCAGCAAGCCCTGGCCGGAAGCGCTGGAAGCCTTCACCGGCACGCGCGAGATCAGTGCCAAGCCGATGCTCGAATATTTTGCGCCGCTGAAGGCATGGCTGGACGAACAGAACAAGGGCAAGCCGCAAGGCTGGTAA
- a CDS encoding ATP-dependent zinc protease family protein, producing MGSAEAAPILSPRLLGWREHVGLPELGLSGIQAKIDTGARTSSLHAVNIELFERDGADWARFRIDLGGGHATSTCEIRSVARRTITSSNGLGEKRLIVKTRLQIGDQNFRAEFSLADRSDMVFPILIGRSALRNRFVVDPAHSYLQSDKSGARNSCDENRDARPQSEPLFTPPDRRGG from the coding sequence ATGGGTTCAGCAGAGGCAGCGCCGATCCTTTCCCCCCGCCTGCTCGGGTGGCGGGAGCATGTCGGCCTGCCGGAGCTGGGCCTTTCCGGCATTCAGGCCAAGATCGACACTGGAGCGCGGACATCGTCGCTCCACGCCGTCAATATCGAGCTTTTTGAACGGGACGGGGCCGATTGGGCCCGTTTCCGTATCGATCTGGGCGGTGGCCACGCCACCTCCACATGCGAGATACGCAGTGTCGCCAGGCGCACCATCACCAGCTCCAACGGTCTGGGCGAGAAACGGCTGATCGTAAAAACCCGTCTGCAGATCGGCGATCAGAATTTCCGCGCCGAATTCAGTCTCGCGGATCGTTCGGACATGGTATTTCCCATTCTTATCGGGAGGTCTGCTCTCCGTAATCGATTCGTGGTCGATCCGGCGCATTCCTACCTTCAATCGGACAAATCCGGCGCAAGGAACTCATGCGATGAGAATCGCGATGCTCGCCCGCAATCCGAACCTCTATTCACACCGCCGGATCGTCGAGGCGGCTGA